Proteins co-encoded in one Cercospora beticola chromosome 7, complete sequence genomic window:
- a CDS encoding uncharacterized protein (antiSMASH:Cluster_7), translating into MGVSESKIAFKQSVFKLIGDDVLQPDNDIFAKYWTIPERVDDVFDLWVGGDVRVLTYTNPSEPGARKASPGEQCSPMTNLETLLYNAIAHVERLQKDTNQPDELVARQILNCMRILTRVMPFIFEADHLREWYDKFFWQPRKPQFLNWDEKRDTHTQLFDGLDPGKLYSKEDKDKEIGPPLGETLIDLVVDYLFWRGLTLPSQQEDGGRSDRGYELKVWKTGIGCSTSSKCTSEHERNQYEVIRLLLTLTSSTLYLRPDQVALANNRALTYLTTKLEKRVVNAINCSCLNTVLRFNPNLWTIPSGWQGARDTKKLLVLNCIQFLLVTMVYIPPEGKNLFRSSMGALFRPDDFQFIHHGVNLVISQPMTTSNFSIGKSNAGHHATEMISFLWELIQCNKRFRRYLCETKVGMDYLVIFLFYARDSVADETKQGLMRMVIFVIQSLSAEAAFCAKLNTPFLHVSSLPPVMRIENFHGSYADFLICSIHCLITASKGRLEPVYPALFNIIKNVAPYAKHLQRATSSKLVNLFEMLSAPSFCLKNDTNYVILKNLLDACNAILDNHCRENQQFVRVLIASKKHFRALQQITVEGALAEAERQAIERKDRGDILSPTSHSRGSSIDSMRRPVAPRTPSLANVPEDTRFAIGDDEDEDDEGNENADVDEKADQRASKTPDAGGENRVPDPVRLSEKARGKQPAALRLSTSRQTSTTSLPTLTPVTTSQNFQPSEQWLESWYTQLPLELILKVIEDSETRKQDGISARTSTSSAPEEQHKADVRSATTAEQPGLGREARQSAQLTRQSTDSGRSAQAAYGADGQGHLGIKDNIRPATGGPVSFQWTAVAIGWYNALIWSRIYLQEAEAFQGSGGLYSSTDIKLFRRQGASQEISLKSPKGAIDAVGASLAQRISSISIPDAFTGGGQASGQTGRGRGGSG; encoded by the exons ATGGGCGTGTCGGAGAGCAAAATCGCGTTCAAGCAGAGCGTGTTCAAGCTCATAGGGGACGATGTGCTGCAGCCAGACAACGACATCTTCGCAAAGTACTGGACAATACCCGAGCGCGTCGACGATGTTTTCGATCTGTGGGTGGGTGGAGACGTTCGGGTCTTGACATACACCAACCCATCCGAGCCAGGGGCGCGCAAAGCATCTCCAGGAGAACAATGCTCGCCCATGACCAATCTGGAGACACTGCTGTATAATGCGATAGCACATGTGGAGAGACTGCAGAAGGACACAAACCAGCCCGATGAGCTTGTCGCCCGGCAGATCCTCAACTGCATGCGCATCCTGACCCGGGTGATGCCTTTCATCTTCGAGGCGGACCACTTGCGAGAATGGTACGACAAGTTCTTCTGGCAGCCACGAAAGCCACAATTCCTCAACTGGGACGAGAAGCGTGATACGCATACCCAGCTGTTCGACGGCCTAGATCCCGGCAAGCTTTATTCAAAAGAGGACAAAGACAAAGAAATCGGGCCACCTCTAGGCGAGACCTTGATCGACCTGGTGGTGGACTACCTTTTCTGGCGAGGCCTGACTCTCCCATCGCAACAGGAAGACGGCGGCAGATCTGATAGAGGATATGAGCTCAAAGTTTGGAAGACGGGTATTGGCTGCAGCACAAGCTCGAAATGTACTAGCGAGCATGAGCGGAATCAGTACGAGGTCATCAGGTTACTCCTCACCTTGACGAGCAGCACCTTGTACCTGCGGCCAGATCAAGTTGCACTTGCCAACAACAGGGCTCTGACTTATCTGACGACGAAGCTCGAAAAGCGCGTCGTAAATGCCATAAATTGTTCTTGCTTGAATACTGTGCTTCGATTCAACCCCAACTTGTGGACGATACCGAGTGGCTGGCAAGGAGCTCGGGATACGAAGAAGCTTCTCGTTCTGAACTGCATCCAGTTCCTGCTGGTGACGATGGTGTACATCCCCCCAGAGGGCAAGAACCTCTTCAGATCTTCAATGGGAGCACTTTTCCGGCCTGATGACTTCCAATTCATCCATCATGGAGTCAATCTAGTGATTTCCCAACCA ATGACGACGAGCAATTTCAGCATAGGGAAAAGCAATGCTGGCCATCATGCCACCGAGATGATCAGCTTCCTGTGGGAGCTGATCCAGTGTAACAAGCGCTTCCGTCGGTACCTCTGTGAAACCAAAGTCGGCATGGACTATCTGGTCATCTTCTTGTTCTACGCGAGAGACTCGGTCGCCGATGAGACAAAGCAAGGCCTGATGAGAATGGTCATCTTCGTGATCCAATCGCTCAGCGCCGAAGCAGCCTTCTGCGCGAAGCTCAATACGCCTTTCCTCCATGTCAGCAGCCTGCCGCCGGTAATGCGGATAGAAAACTTCCATGGCTCATATGCCGACTTCTTGATTTGT TCAATACATTGCCTCATCACGGCTTCGAAAGGACGACTCGAGCCAGTCTATCCTGCGCTGTTCAACATTATCAAGAATGTGGCGCCGTACGCGAAGCACTTGCAGCGTGCGACGTCTTCGAAGCTGGTGAACCTGTTCGAAATGCTGTCGGCAcccagcttctgcttgaaGAACGATACCAATTATGTCATTCTCAAGAACTTGCTTGATGCTTGCAATGCAATTCTTGATAATCATTGTCGCG AGAATCAGCAATTCGTCAGAGTACTCATTGCGAGCAAAAAGCATTTCAGAGCCCTGCAGCAAATCACCGTTGAAGGCGCACTTGCAGAGGCGGAGCGCCAGGCGATCGAACGCAAAGATCGCGGGGATATTCTGAGCCCGACCAGCCACTCGCGTGGTTCATCCATCGATAGTATGCGTAGACCCGTTGCGCCGCGGACGCCTTCGTTGGCGAATGTGCCGGAGGACACTCGGTTCGCCATCggggatgatgaggacgaggacgatgaaggaAACGAAAATGCGGATGTCGATGAAAAGGCTGACCAAAGAGCTTCTAAGACACCAGACGCGGGTGGCGAGAATCGAGTGCCTGACCCCGTGCGTTTGAGTGAAAAGGCTCGGGGTAAGCAACCGGCGGCTTTGCGACTTTCGACGTCACGCCAAACATCAACAACGAGCCTACCGACCTTGACGCCAGTCACCACATCACAAAACTTCCAACCTTCCGAACAGTGGCTAGAAAGCTGGTACACACAACTCCCACTCGAGCTCATTCTCAAAGTCATTGAAGACAGCGAGACTCGAAAGCAAGATGGCATCTCAGCAAGAACTTCCACCTCCAGCGCGCCCGAGGAGCAACACAAGGCAGACGTTCGCAGCGCAACTACAGCAGAGCAACCCGGCCTCGGACGAGAAGCCCGCCAATCCGCCCAACTCACCCGTCAGTCCACGGACAGTGGGCGCAGTGCGCAAGCAGCATATGGAGCCGATGGACAAGGTCATCTCGGAATTAAAG ACAATATCAGACCAGCAACAGGAGGCCCAGTCAGCTTCCAATGGACAGCAGTAGCAATCGGCTGGTACAACGCGCTCATCTGGAGCAGAATCTACTTGCAAGAAGCGGAGGCTTTTCAAGGTTCTGGAGGATTGTACAGTAGTACGGACATCAAGCTATTTCGACGGCAGGGCGCGAGTCAGGAAATCTCGTTGAAGAGTCCGAAGGGGGCGATTGATGCTGTGGGGGCTTCACTTGCGCAGAGGATAAGTAGCATTAGTATCCCTGACGCGTTTACTGGAGGAGGGCAGGCGAGTGGACAGACGGGGAGGGGACGGGGAGGTAGTGGGTAG
- a CDS encoding uncharacterized protein (antiSMASH:Cluster_7), with product MAAFLEGYTLGMHREPEGLDFGGLSAGAQYQSSLADEDQEFVYQDPEFKSAAKSGADGRGFKIAAFRLCNSEKLRETVVKVSQVFLAPDEVSK from the exons ATGGCTGCCTTCCTCGAGGGCTACACGCTTGGTATGCACCGTGAACCTGAGGGGTTGGACTTTGGTGGCCTTAGCGCTGGAGCACAGTACCAGAGCAGTCTCGCAGACGAGGACCAAGAGTTCGTGTATCAAGACCCAGAGTTCAAGAGTGCAGCCAAGTCTGGCGCCGATGGGCGGGGTTTCAAGATCGCAGCATTCCGTTT GTGCAACAGCGAGAAGCTACGAGAGACTGTGGTCAAGGTATCACAGGTCTTTCTGGCGCCAGATGAAGTGTCGAAGTGA
- a CDS encoding uncharacterized protein (antiSMASH:Cluster_7~SMCOG1030:serine/threonine protein kinase): MANSQTTTERHSLFHRSKILLVSAFSTAASTSPRGAIKGKTPLSTIQAEIEQRAPRYSKDDEYEAVTTLKLERGTQGEVLVKKSLRSGNVFVVKHTKYNRATVDNRTILDGDRNHKVPTEAVIVKDLLKPHPNVVVVHDFFMNKNAPGRYFIYMDACNGGDLHEQICHWHLRKQIVPKVFLYHLIVQVSDVFAFLHHGLRHSTGSCYTQDEDHEAVVHGDIKLENFFLNWSSRNIGGLPDIVIGDFGHAKLLSDPEPRVDCGTEGWNSPTVTARYKKCVVKELDFRLTRSEKLKIYYDIGKQRNLSDDVYSLGLVFATAANDAPTRVYPSWPVGQDEEVLSLSRENYLRDIVYGCLRVDPEKRVSMSFGEKGILGEVNRMRSARDRLLAQGVKIDPTDWFRIPTPTSTASTK; the protein is encoded by the coding sequence ATGGCAAACTCACAAACAACCACAGAGCGACATTCGCTCTTCCACCGCAGCAAGATCTTGCTCGTCAGCGCCTTCAGCACTGCTGCATCTACTTCACCTCGCGGAGCTATCAAGGGCAAGACACCGCTTTCCACTATTCAAGCCGAAATAGAGCAGCGTGCACCGCGCTACAGCAAGGACGATGAATACGAAGCCGTCACCACGCTCAAGCTCGAAAGGGGCACGCAAGGCGAGGTCCTTGTCAAGAAGTCTCTGAGGTCTGGAAACGTATTCGTTGTCAAGCATACCAAATACAACCGAGCCACAGTGGACAATCGAACAATCCTCGATGGTGACCGCAACCACAAAGTCCCCACGGAGGCCGTTATCGTCAAGGATCTACTGAAACCGCACCCCAACGTCGTTGTCGTGCACGACTTCTTCATGAACAAGAACGCCCCAGGACGATACTTCATCTACATGGATGCCTGCAACGGAGGAGATCTTCACGAACAAATTTGCCACTGGCATCTTCGCAAACAGATCGTACCAAAGGTCTTCCTCTATCACTTGATAGTGCAAGTCTCTGACGTGTTCGCATTTCTGCATCACGGCCTTCGTCACTCCACAGGCTCCTGCTACACTCAAGACGAAGACCACGAAGCCGTCGTTCATGGGGATATCAAGCTCGAAAACTTCTTTCTAAACTGGTCGTCTCGAAACATCGGTGGCTTGCCAGACATTGTCATCGGTGACTTTGGCCACGCCAAACTCCTCTCTGATCCAGAACCTCGTGTTGATTGTGGGACGGAGGGTTGGAACTCACCCACAGTGACGGCGCGCTACAAGAAGTGCGTGGTTAAGGAGCTCGACTTCCGCCTGACCAGATCCGAAAAGCTCAAAATCTACTACGACATCGGAAAACAACGAAACCTCAGTGACGACGTCTACTCCCTTGGCCTCGTTTTTGCAACAGCCGCAAACGACGCTCCTACTCGCGTGTACCCTTCTTGGCCAGTCGGTCAGGACGAGGAAGTTTTGTCGTTGTCAAGAGAGAATTACCTGCGAGATATCGTGTACGGCTGTTTGCGAGTGGATCCGGAGAAGAGAGTCTCGATGAGTTTCGGCGAGAAGGGAATTCTTGGCGAGGTGAATCGCATGAGAAGCGCGAGAGATCGACTGCTCGCTCAAGGGGTGAAGATCGATCCAACAGACTGGTTTCGTATTCCTACTCCTACCAGTACGGCAAGCACGAAGTGA
- a CDS encoding uncharacterized protein (antiSMASH:Cluster_7) — MNGHSNGHANGNGKLHQLPNDMFHVIRSTGTAARLGRLALPGRRILDTPHYLANTSRGVVPHITQDTFVRDTNISGLYIALEDFIERAPKDVPPLYRFQHPGGGSPLRKFIAAPDDAVLVLGARRTSPVPAPEATSNTNKTVSICTAVGFRALKSEEYAEKAESLQADILVGLGDIPYERALGNKRIEKATDRNIAWLEEQVFLRRSEEKAARAHLFASLLPVSCAKQQYYIEELTGQFADHISGLAVYDLDSLEDLPAELGQLPRLSFAAPKTPRDILYQIQRGLDVMVVPFVGAATDAGIALDFTFGPSSDTTTNGDGAHFNGHESSELLPLGIDMWSEDHAVDLSPLAKSCQCYACTTHHRAYLQHLLSAKEMLGWVLLQIHNHHIMDLFFASIRQRLANGTFEADVMRFEQKYESLLPAKTGQGPRIRGYQFKSQGPGEEKRNPKTHTPFKMLNDGKEKLAEATLPDPNANADDLQAQGFAQKES; from the exons ATGAACGGACATTCCAATGGGCATGCCAATGGCAACGGCAAGCTCCATCAGCTGCCCAACGACATGTTCCACGTGATCCGATCGACAGGCACCGCAGCTCGTTTAGGACGGCTTGCATTGCCCGGCCGCAGGATATTGGATACACCACATTACCTCGCTAACACCAGCCGCGGCGTTGTACCGCATATCACCCAGGACACCTTCGTCCGTGACACCAACATCAGCGGGCTGTACATCGCCCTCGAAGACT TCATCGAGAGGGCTCCCAAAGATGTCCCTCCCCTGTATCGCTTCCAGCATCCTGGCGGCGGATCCCCGCTGAGGAAATTCATCGCTGCTCCAGACGACGCTGTACTCGTCTTGGGTGCCAGACGGACCTCGCCGGTTCCAGCACCCGAAGCCACGTCGAATACCAACAAAACCGTCTCGATCTGTACTGCAGTGGGCTTCAGGGCACTCAAATCAGAGGAGTATGCGGAAAAGGCGGAAAGTTTGCAGGCGGACATACTGGTTGGTCTAGGCGACATTCCATACGAACGAGCACTGGGCAACAAGAGGATCGAGAAGGCTACCGATCGGAATATCGCATGGCTTGAAGAGCAAGTCTTCTTGCGGCGATCGGAAGAGAAGGCCGCCAGAGCACATCTGTTTGCATCGCTACTGCCCGTCTCGTGCGCCAAGCAGCAGTACTACATCGAGGAGCTCACAGGCCAGTTTGCAGACCACATATCAGGTCTGGCAGTTTATGATCTGGACTCGTTGGAAGATCTCCCGGCCGAGCTCGGCCAGCTTCCGCGCTTGAGCTTCGCAGCTCCCAAGACACCGCGAGACATCCTCTACCAGATACAACGCGGGTTAGATGTCATGGTAGTGCCTTTTGTCGGCGCTGCGACCGATGCGGGCATTGCTTTGGACTTTACTTTCGGCCCCTCGTCCGACACGACTACGAACGGAGACGGCGCGCATTTCAATGGGCATGAGTCCTCCGAGTTGCTCCCACTTGGCATCGATATGTGGTCAGAAGATCACGCCGTCGATCTATCTCCACTTGCGAAGAGCTGCCAGTGCTATGCTTGCACGACCCACCACCGCGCGTATTTGCAACACTTACTCTCGGCGAAAGAAATGCTTGGCTGGGTTCTGCTGCAGATCCATAACCATCACATCATGGACCTGTTCTTCGCGAGTATTCGGCAAAGGCTCGCAAATGGCACTTTTGAAGCCGATGTCATGCGCTTCGAGCAAAAGTACGAGAGTCTGTTGCCCGCAAAGACCGGACAAGGTCCAAG AATCCGAGGCTACCAGTTCAAGTCCCAAGGTCCTGgcgaagagaagaggaatcCCAAAACCCACACGCCTTTCAAGATGCTGAACGATGGCAAAGAGAAGCTCGCTGAAGCTACTTTGCCAGACCCGAACGCCAACGCGGATGACCTACAAGCGCAAGGTTTCGCCCAAAAGGAGAGCTAG
- a CDS encoding uncharacterized protein (antiSMASH:Cluster_7~BUSCO:EOG09261F9G) gives MAETVSVTGDSGRGHLIVFEGLDRSGKSTQCARLIDHLKSQGQKVEYMRFPNRGTVIGQMINNYLVGTSTQEDHAIHLLFSANRWEAAEDIKKHLQAGTTVVVDRYYYSGCVYSAAKQNPAMDLAWCRHPEVGLPRPDLCLFLDISAEDAAKRGGFGNERYEKQEMQDRVRSLFAEMRMHADEAEDIVTVDAGQSVEEVEKTIHEIVATRLSRPPSQPLRYINPW, from the coding sequence ATGGCAGAAACAGTGTCCGTGACCGGAGACTCCGGGAGAGGAcatctcatcgtcttcgaagGACTGGACAGATCAGGCAAGAGCACACAATGTGCCCGGCTCATTGACCACCTCAAATCTCAAGGACAAAAAGTGGAATATATGCGTTTCCCGAATCGAGGCACAGTCATTGGCCAAATGATAAACAACTACCTGGTGGGAACCTCGACACAAGAAGACCATGCAATCCACCTGCTGTTCTCCGCAAATCGCTGGGAGGCGGCAGAAGACATCAAAAAACATTTGCAAGCTGGAACCACAGTCGTAGTCGATAGATACTACTACTCCGGCTGTGTATACTCCGCGGCAAAGCAGAACCCTGCCATGGATCTCGCTTGGTGTCGGCATCCTGAAGTTGGCTTACCACGACCGGATTTGTGCTTGTTCCTCGATATCTCCGCTGAGGACGCTGCAAAGCGGGGAGGTTTCGGCAACGAGAGATACGAGAAGCAGGAAATGCAGGATCGTGTGAGAAGCCTCTTTGCGGAAATGCGAATGCACGCcgatgaagcagaagacATTGTTACCGTTGATGCTGGGCAGAGTgtggaggaagtcgagaaaACTATTCATGAAATTGTTGCAACTCGCCTGTCTAGACCGCCATCGCAGCCATTGCGATATATCAACCCATGGTGA
- a CDS encoding uncharacterized protein (antiSMASH:Cluster_7) produces the protein MSLATGEPSTQVFDRIAEYLASESAKQQAIKDFGKIFKFQLNGEGGGQWYVDLKNNGTIVAGKDYVEGESPDITYIVDASDFKELVDDPQYKALEYSFSGKLNVSGDKTLVPQIVKILEMGKK, from the exons ATGTCTCTAGCCACAG GCGAACCCTCCACTCAAGTATTTGACAGAATCGCCGAATACTTGGCGTCAGAGTCTGCGAAACAGCAAGCCATCAAAGATTTTGGCAAGATCTTCAAGTTCCAGCTGAACGGCGAGGGCGGCGGACAGTGGTATGTGGACCTGAAGAATAATGGTACCATAGTCGCTGGCAAAGACTATGTGGAGGGCGAAAGTccagatataacctatattgtTGATGCTTCCGACTTCAAGGAGTTGGTTGACGATCCTCAGTACAAGGCACTGGAATATTCCTTCTCAGGCAAGCTGAATGTATCTGGCGACAAGACACTGGTGCCACAAATTGTCAAGATTCTGGAAATGGGTAAAAAATGA
- a CDS encoding uncharacterized protein (antiSMASH:Cluster_7), with translation MVHLAGDHPSTRIFDTMRDWLEEHPEDGQKSIAEIGGIFAFKLLGDEGGEWYVDLKETGTVGKGLAPQGKAYDVLFELDVSDFEQLADEETDEVSSQLTSSGRMTVSGKTGLAVHLDKVFELGRNVPSFGTLSPTR, from the exons ATGGTGCATCTTGCTGGCG ATCATCCCTCTACGAGGATCTTCGACACCATGCGCGACTGGCTCGAGGAACACCCAGAGGACGGACAAAAGTCCATTGCAGAGATTGGAGGGATCTTTGCCTTTAAGCTTCTTGGCGACGAGGGCGGAGAGTGGTATGTGGATTTGAAGGAAACTGGCACAGTTGGCAAGGGCCTGGCGCCCCAGGGCAAAGCATATGATGTGTTGTTTGAGCTCGATGTTTCTGATTTCGAGCAACTTGCCGATGAGGAAACAGATGAGGTATCATCGCAACTCACGTCCTCAGGAAGAATGACGGTATCCGGGAAGACAGGACTGGCAGTCCACCTAGACAAGGTATTCGAGCTGGGTAGAAATGTGCCTAGTTTCGGGACACTGTCTCCTACTAGGTGA
- a CDS encoding uncharacterized protein (antiSMASH:Cluster_7~SMCOG1030:serine/threonine protein kinase), translated as MILECLPLVGHFRRGQNPKDEQMISPTVLARTRRSFPFRSATGKRPHRRFWHKKDKEAEPKAEEPAKEELATEVPKTEVPKTEDPKGPVVADPVASVASLAISAFADFDGTQAAAGVSLDLDKLTETPSSKDSEPSLPAIIDPVPDRLPVAYELVKTLNGALGVFNTPIHLVRQRISSKLFIIKQVPVRDETEWPSEAALLEDLVHPNIIGIESVHYDHNGPFCIANIVLPYCSGGDVQDFARHLSAIGKSMPVQFIQHYVSSMLDALLYLHNGETYDAAADQITRNPYHSTILHRDIKERNIFLDPTKPIHGLPQILLADFGLSSHESTCTNICGTDGYMCPSIMATFSLAEAAPSPSLQLTILQNAPRMTPSSDWFSFGVTLYQLITLRRYQYAESEIFLDFAASTSMGQTEIMELMADCLEFEPGNRPRAEDSLRLHRFSAKLKKGLQEWYDGGGKLLEEIWPEPFRFERVGAEADEEASVMGIKGNSDGTGEGESAPGSEETISAIIDWLVTGEIVEGAEDDGEGLSFCVPELPRPPVLSPLPSMQPLRRIGAIDCRLV; from the coding sequence ATGATCTTGGAATGTCTTCCTTTGGTGGGACATTTTCGTCGAGGCCAGAATCCCAAGGATGAGCAAATGATCAGCCCGACAGTACTCGCTCGTACACGAAGATCATTTCCGTTCAGAAGCGCCACAGGTAAGCGGCCTCACCGGCGGTTCTGGCACAAGAAAGATAAAGAAGCGGAGCCCAAAGCAGAAGAGCCCGCAAAAGAAGAGCTCGCAACAGAAGTGCCCAAAACAGAAGTGCCCAAAACAGAGGATCCCAAAGGCCCCGTCGTGGCGGATCCCGTGGCGAGCGTTGCAAGTCTTGCCATATCCGCCTTCGCTGACTTCGATGGCACACAAGCTGCCGCAGGCGTCAGCTTGGACCTTGACAAACTCACAGAGACACCCAGCTCAAAAGACTCTGAGCCTAGTCTGCCTGCGATAATCGACCCAGTGCCGGACCGACTCCCAGTAGCATACGAGCTCGTCAAGACTCTGAACGGCGCACTGGGTGTCTTCAACACACCAATCCATCTCGTCCGACAACGTATCTCCTCcaagctcttcatcatcaagcaAGTTCCCGTCCGCGACGAAACCGAATGGCCCAGCGAAGCAGCCTTACTCGAAGATCTCGTCCATCCGAATatcatcggcatcgaaaGCGTGCACTATGACCACAACGGTCCCTTCTGCATCGCCAATATTGTCCTTCCGTACTGCTCCGGTGGCGACGTCCAGGATTTCGCACGCCATCTTTCCGCGATTGGTAAGTCCATGCCCGTGCAATTCATCCAACATTACGTTAGCAGCATGCTCGACGCCCTCCTCTACCTGCATAACGGCGAAACCTACGACGCCGCAGCAGATCAAATCACCCGCAACCCTTACCACTCCACCATCCTCCATCGAGACATCAAAGAGcgcaacatcttcctcgaccCCACCAAACCCATACACGGCCTCCCGCAAATCCTCCTCGCAGACTTCGGCCTCTCCTCCCACGAATCAACCTGCACCAACATCTGCGGCACAGACGGCTACATGTGCCCCTCAATCATGGCCACCTTCTCCCTCGCCGAAGCCGCCCCTAGTCCCTCTCTCCAACTCACCATCCTACAAAACGCGCCCAGAATGACCCCCAGCAGTGACTGGTTCTCCTTCGGCGTAACCCTTTACCAACTCATAACCCTCAGACGCTATCAATACGCCGAATCTGAAATCTTCCTAGATTTCGctgcttcgacttcgatggGCCAGACGGAAATTATGGAATTAATGGCTGATTGTTTGGAGTTTGAACCGGGGAATCGGCCACGGGCGGAGGATTCGTTGAGATTGCATCGGTTTTCCGCGAAACTCAAGAAGGGGTTGCAAGAGTGGTATGATGGAGGTGGAAAGTTGCTGGAAGAGATTTGGCCAGAGCCGTTCAGATTCGAACGTGTAGGAGCGGAAGCTGATGAGGAGGCCTCGGTTATGGGCATCAAGGGCAACTCGGATGGTACTGGGGAAGGTGAGTCGGCGCCAGGGTCTGAGGAGACGATATCGGCGATTATTGACTGGCTGGTGACCGGCGAAATTGTTGAAGGCGCTGAGGATGATGGGGAGGGGTTGTCCTTCTGCGTTCCTGAACTACCTCGGCCACCAGTACTTTCTCCACTGCCATCAATGCAGCCGCTGAGGCGTATTGGGGCGATAGATTGTCGTTTGGTTTAA
- a CDS encoding uncharacterized protein (antiSMASH:Cluster_7) — MVSSILYVLAASTGLALAQSDIPLSQPLQKILAGAQKGENYTYPTDLTQGIIPKAIHSHNDYWRPIPFYSALSVGAISVEADVWLQNGTLYVGHEESALTEYRTFDSLYVQPILSVLRAQNPNSSYVSDLPTKNGVFDTSSGQTLYLFVDIKTDGEEAFPEVVKALEPLRSAGYLTTFNGTGTTSGPVTVVGTGSTPLDLVQSQSPRDVFYDAPLATLNSISSNITSDVSKIASTAFSGQFGTVRNGVLNATSQALLESQIEVAHGKGIAVRYWDQPNWPVSNRDAIWRLLWAAGVDLINVDDLEGAANL, encoded by the coding sequence ATGGTTTCGTCGATTCTATACGTCCTCGCGGCCAGCACAGGTCTCGCACTCGCACAATCCGATATCCCACTGTCCCAGCCTCTCCAGAAGATCCTCGCTGGAGCTCAGAAAGGCGAGAACTATACGTACCCAACAGATCTGACGCAAGGCATCATCCCCAAGGCCATTCATTCTCACAACGATTACTGGCGACCGATTCCTTTCTACTCAGCCTTGAGCGTGGGAGCCATTTCCGTGGAAGCAGATGTGTGGTTGCAGAATGGCACACTCTATGTTGGCCACGAAGAATCAGCCTTGACAGAGTACCGAACATTCGACAGTCTCTACGTTCAGCCCATCTTGTCAGTGTTGCGAGCACAAAATCCGAATTCGAGCTATGTTTCCGATCTGCCAACCAAGAATGGAGTGTTTGATACCAGCTCTGGGCAAACTCTGTACTTGTTCGTGGACATCAAGACTGATGGCGAGGAAGCATTTCCAGAAGTCGTGAAAGCGCTGGAGCCACTGAGGTCTGCGGGTTATTTGACAACATTCAATGGAACCGGAACAACGTCTGGACCTGTAACTGTTGTGGGGACTGGAAGTACGCCACTCGATCTGGTTCAGAGCCAAAGTCCGAGAGACGTGTTTTATGATGCTCCACTGGCGACGCTCAACTCAATCTCCAGCAATATCACTTCGGATGTCTCAAAGATTGCGAGCACCGCGTTCAGTGGCCAGTTCGGGACTGTAAGGAACGGAGTCTTGAATGCGACTAGCCAGGCTTTGTTGGAGAGCCAAATCGAGGTCGCACATGGCAAGGGTATTGCTGTTCGTTACTGGGATCAGCCAAACTGGCCCGTGTCGAACAGAGATGCCATTTGGAGGTTGTTGTGGGCCGCTGGTGTTGACTTGATCAACGTCGATGATTTGGAGGGTGCTGCCAATCTGTAG
- a CDS encoding uncharacterized protein (antiSMASH:Cluster_7), with the protein MSLATDLPSTQIFDRIAQKLDGSDSAKQQAIKDINGLYAFKLTGDGGGEWFVDAKESGQVGKGLAPEDKNPDATMTLAAEDFQKAVDDKTAIMQLFFGGKLEVTGNQMLMTKVDKVFALGK; encoded by the exons ATGTCTCTAGCTACTG ACTTGCCATCAACTCAAATCTTCGACAGGATCGCTCAGAAGCTCGACGGTTCGGACTCTGCAAAGCAACAGGCTATTAAAGACATCAACGGCCTCTATGCGTTCAAACTCACCGGCGACGGAGGGGGAGAGTGGTTCGTTGATGCGAAAGAAAGTGGTCAGGTTGGGAAGGGCCTAGCGCCTGAGGACAAAAACCCCGATGCAACGATGACCCTTGCAGCTGAGGATTTCCAGAAGGCCGTCGACGATAAGACCGCAATCATGCAACTTTTCTTTGGGGGCAAGTTGGAAGTGACTGGAAATCAAATGCTTATGACCAAAGTTGACAAGGTCTTTGCACTGGGCAAGTAG